Proteins co-encoded in one Pyramidobacter porci genomic window:
- a CDS encoding sugar ABC transporter substrate-binding protein, which translates to MPRRVGILFGDQDNPFWQEQLRWYRTFLPGFPFEAQIFFPDPPRDADAQARLCATLMGRGFDALIVNPLDGAALASAAAGAGDTPLFDVGPKSDPALASGIARYRPLAVCDFEEQGRLCARELTRAAKKWRRVACVSGPKAARQSAGRVAGALDEARTCGAEAVRVEESDFTRAGGRAAMERLLSWQPDAVFCANDLMALGVCDVLAPRGLELPVGGVDLIPEALRAVADGRMTASVGPLGREIVRGVLEAVRAYFEDGRAPSGFIAKNHLVTRISPLPAREAD; encoded by the coding sequence GTGCCGCGCCGCGTCGGCATCCTCTTCGGCGATCAGGATAACCCCTTCTGGCAGGAACAGCTTCGTTGGTACCGGACGTTTCTGCCCGGATTCCCCTTCGAAGCACAGATTTTCTTTCCCGACCCGCCGCGCGACGCGGACGCGCAGGCGCGTCTGTGCGCAACTTTGATGGGGCGCGGCTTCGACGCGCTGATCGTCAATCCTCTTGACGGTGCGGCGCTGGCTTCCGCCGCGGCGGGAGCCGGCGATACGCCGCTGTTCGACGTCGGGCCGAAGAGCGATCCGGCGCTGGCGTCTGGCATCGCCCGTTACCGGCCGCTGGCCGTCTGTGACTTCGAAGAGCAGGGGCGGCTCTGCGCTCGCGAACTGACGCGCGCCGCAAAAAAATGGCGGCGCGTCGCCTGCGTGTCCGGCCCCAAAGCGGCGCGTCAGAGCGCCGGCCGCGTTGCCGGGGCTCTGGACGAAGCGCGGACCTGCGGCGCTGAAGCGGTGCGCGTGGAGGAGAGCGATTTTACCCGCGCTGGCGGGCGCGCCGCGATGGAACGCCTGCTGTCGTGGCAGCCGGACGCCGTGTTCTGCGCCAACGACCTGATGGCGCTCGGCGTCTGCGACGTTTTGGCACCGCGCGGACTGGAACTTCCCGTTGGCGGTGTCGATCTGATCCCCGAAGCGCTTCGGGCCGTCGCGGACGGCCGCATGACCGCCAGCGTCGGGCCGCTGGGGCGCGAGATCGTCCGCGGCGTACTGGAAGCGGTGCGGGCATATTTCGAAGACGGCCGCGCTCCGTCGGGCTTCATCGCCAAAAATCATCTGGTCACGCGAATTTCGCCGCTGCCCGCGCGGGAAGCGGATTGA
- a CDS encoding substrate-binding domain-containing protein, with translation MKKFLVPLLCLCAFAAPLSAAENPMVLSSIAKLEEQLAPLPELTGKERVGVLMTSLSNPYWVTMKERYGEWAEKMGVAVEVMAPATDKDPRAQLDLFEAMIARKYDAVIVTPLDGMNLVPGVLKANEKKVPVVCSGPAVSAEGLAQAGAKMDGWISAAFLEQGRLCAEDMGKKLPAGSAVAMIEGKPGAMQSRLRREGAVAAFEAAGMKVVAVQAGNWDRNEAYNIATNMVKAHPELKGLYCANDVMALAAVDAFEVAGIKGVMVYGTDFIPQAKEAIAAGRLTGSTTFSQAAWTRGALIYTLKLSKGLAVPERLGIPITLVTSENINNFEGWK, from the coding sequence ATGAAAAAGTTTCTCGTTCCGCTTCTGTGTCTGTGCGCTTTCGCCGCGCCCCTGAGCGCGGCGGAGAACCCGATGGTGCTGTCTTCCATCGCCAAGCTGGAAGAGCAGCTCGCGCCGCTGCCCGAACTGACGGGCAAGGAGCGCGTCGGCGTGCTGATGACGTCTCTTTCCAATCCCTATTGGGTGACGATGAAGGAACGCTACGGCGAGTGGGCCGAAAAGATGGGCGTCGCCGTCGAGGTGATGGCTCCCGCGACCGACAAGGATCCGCGCGCGCAGCTCGACCTGTTCGAGGCGATGATCGCCCGCAAGTACGACGCTGTCATCGTCACGCCGCTGGACGGCATGAATCTGGTGCCGGGCGTGCTCAAGGCCAACGAGAAAAAGGTTCCCGTGGTCTGCTCCGGCCCGGCCGTGAGCGCCGAAGGGCTGGCCCAGGCCGGCGCGAAGATGGACGGCTGGATCTCCGCCGCTTTTCTCGAGCAGGGACGCCTCTGCGCCGAAGACATGGGCAAAAAACTGCCGGCCGGTTCTGCCGTAGCGATGATCGAGGGCAAGCCCGGCGCGATGCAGAGCCGCCTGCGCCGCGAGGGCGCGGTCGCGGCCTTCGAAGCCGCGGGCATGAAAGTCGTCGCCGTGCAGGCCGGCAACTGGGACCGCAACGAGGCCTACAACATCGCCACGAACATGGTCAAGGCGCATCCCGAACTGAAGGGGCTGTACTGCGCCAACGACGTGATGGCGCTCGCCGCCGTCGACGCCTTCGAAGTGGCCGGAATCAAGGGCGTGATGGTCTACGGCACCGATTTCATCCCGCAGGCGAAAGAGGCGATCGCCGCCGGACGTCTGACGGGTTCGACGACGTTCTCGCAGGCGGCCTGGACGCGCGGCGCGCTGATCTACACGCTGAAGCTGAGCAAGGGGCTGGCCGTGCCGGAGCGCCTCGGCATCCCCATCACGCTGGTCACGTCGGAGAACATCAATAATTTCGAGGGCTGGAAATAG
- a CDS encoding ABC transporter permease produces the protein MIFVKKHLQQFALAGVILLFCALFCATSPYFWDADNLRNILDQSTVNVVAGLGMTLVLTSGVTDLSVGSAAALTGVLTALAMKAGAPAWAGCVLALLCGLGVGLWNSLIIVRVGVNPFMGTLTSMSIFSGLALVITQASPVYGLPPDFTWIGRGRIGGVPVSVLISAALFALIFVLYYGTRCGVYVSTLGVNAEALRRCGVNDRRWRTGTFCACSLCAAVASILITARLNCAEPLAGAAMNLDAIATSVLGGTAPRGGRAALFGTALAGVLLALVKNGLTMWSVSSYYQELAVGVIILVSIVLSEARRG, from the coding sequence ATGATCTTCGTGAAAAAACATCTGCAGCAGTTCGCGCTGGCCGGCGTGATCCTGCTTTTCTGCGCGCTGTTTTGCGCCACGTCGCCCTATTTCTGGGACGCCGACAATCTGCGCAACATCCTCGACCAGAGCACCGTCAACGTCGTCGCCGGCCTGGGCATGACGCTGGTCCTCACGTCCGGCGTCACCGATCTGTCGGTCGGTTCCGCAGCGGCGTTGACGGGCGTGCTGACGGCGCTGGCGATGAAGGCCGGGGCGCCTGCGTGGGCGGGCTGCGTTCTGGCGCTTTTGTGCGGGTTGGGCGTCGGTCTGTGGAATTCGCTGATCATCGTGCGCGTGGGCGTCAATCCCTTTATGGGAACGCTGACGTCGATGTCGATTTTCTCCGGTCTGGCGCTGGTGATCACGCAGGCGTCGCCGGTGTACGGGCTGCCGCCGGATTTCACGTGGATCGGGCGCGGGCGGATCGGCGGCGTGCCGGTCTCGGTTCTGATCAGCGCGGCGCTGTTCGCGCTGATCTTCGTCCTCTACTACGGCACGCGGTGCGGCGTGTACGTCAGCACGCTGGGCGTCAACGCCGAGGCGCTGCGGCGCTGCGGCGTGAACGACCGGCGCTGGCGGACCGGGACGTTCTGCGCATGCAGTCTCTGCGCCGCTGTGGCTTCGATTCTGATTACGGCGCGCCTGAACTGCGCCGAACCGCTGGCGGGCGCGGCCATGAACCTCGACGCCATCGCCACGTCGGTGCTGGGAGGAACGGCGCCGCGGGGCGGCCGGGCGGCGCTTTTCGGCACGGCGCTGGCGGGCGTGCTGCTGGCGCTCGTCAAAAACGGGCTGACGATGTGGAGCGTCTCTTCGTATTATCAGGAGCTGGCGGTGGGCGTGATCATCCTCGTCTCGATCGTGCTTTCCGAGGCGCGCCGCGGCTGA
- a CDS encoding ATP-binding cassette domain-containing protein, whose amino-acid sequence MEDIVLQAAGLEKSFGRVRALAGGSLKLRRGEIMALVGDNGAGKSTLIKCLAGVLTPDAGAIETGGKRYERLTVPQARALGVAVVYQDLALADHLDVAANIWLGAEPLKWGVFLDRARMVADAEKLLARLSIRLTACGVPVGALSGGQRQAVAAVRAIAQGGRILIMDEPTAAMGLRESSHLLEIMSQLRDRGLTLLCISHNLPQILQVADRVTVLRRGVTVREEPARGLDPLKLAGWMSGALS is encoded by the coding sequence GTGGAAGACATCGTTCTGCAGGCAGCGGGACTGGAAAAGTCGTTCGGGCGCGTGCGAGCTCTCGCGGGCGGCTCGCTGAAACTGCGCCGCGGCGAGATCATGGCGCTGGTGGGCGACAACGGCGCGGGAAAATCGACGCTGATCAAATGTCTTGCCGGCGTGCTGACGCCCGACGCCGGTGCGATCGAAACCGGCGGCAAACGCTATGAGCGGCTGACGGTGCCTCAGGCGCGCGCCCTCGGCGTGGCCGTGGTCTATCAGGATCTGGCGCTGGCCGACCATCTGGACGTGGCCGCCAACATCTGGCTGGGCGCGGAACCCCTGAAATGGGGCGTTTTTCTCGACCGCGCGCGCATGGTCGCCGACGCGGAAAAGCTGCTGGCGCGCCTCTCCATCCGCCTCACCGCATGCGGCGTGCCGGTGGGAGCACTCTCCGGCGGTCAGCGTCAGGCCGTGGCCGCCGTGCGGGCCATCGCGCAGGGCGGGCGCATCCTGATCATGGACGAGCCGACCGCCGCCATGGGGCTGCGCGAATCGTCCCATCTGCTGGAGATCATGTCGCAGCTGCGCGACCGGGGACTGACGCTGCTGTGCATCAGTCACAATCTGCCGCAGATTTTGCAGGTCGCCGACCGCGTCACGGTGCTCCGCCGCGGCGTCACGGTCCGCGAAGAGCCGGCGCGCGGGCTGGATCCGCTGAAGCTGGCCGGCTGGATGTCGGGGGCGCTGTCATGA
- a CDS encoding DUF3320 domain-containing protein, translated as MDERTAAITLDMQVTPVVNYAQQQNGLPLARRVAVSNSGAADLEDLEVRLFAAEDFVEPAKFGISRLPAGETAEIGDLKLALRPERLAQLTERVVATVTAEVWQGENRLASAVKEVTFLAFDEWQGSGYYPELLAAFVTPNHPEIAKLMKRASKLLKEWTGSPSFDAYQTQNPNRVLQQAAALYGAIQELDVVYAVPPASFEAAGQRVRLCDAVTGARLGTCLDLTLLYAACLEAAGLYPLLLLKNDHIFAGVWLEEMTFQDAVKDDPSLVSKRMADGIGEIAAVECTGMAAGRRMTFDEARAAAAAEMGGEDPVRLVVDVHRARLAGVRPLPLRVQDDHGWRIESEARPSAELTDAPEGMASRVSEGARTGQKPLDARGKKILQWERKLLDLGLRNALLNLRASKNLIPVLAPSLPQLEDALADGRQFTVAPRPQEWRLPEGAARSLEPPSGLSVSKELLPSECQNGRLRSLMSEAELQRAVKELYRAAKVSLEENGANSLYLSLGLLRWYESDRSERARYAPLVLLPAELVRKAANKGYGLRLRDEEPVMNVTLLEMLKQNFGIVIDGLDPLPSDGHGADVVRVFTAVRRAVMQQKRWDVIESAFVGIFSFSRFVMWNDIRNRMADLEKNKVVRSLMDGKLSWEAEPMEPPRELDETGLLLPLPVDSSQLYAVKTAVAGETFVLHGPPGTGKSQTITGLIVNALAQGKTVLFVAEKMAALSVVQKRLRKLGLDPFCLELHSNKARKKDVLEQLRAAAEAGRAQKTPIYAQKAEQAARLRAELAEYPHRLHEKRASGLSVYEMINAYEPLAEADDAGIRLEYSRTAAWTAADLERNESLLGRLAAAARAVGRPCGHPLRLVTETEYSQRLRSQLPALAEDYRARLDASERAARAFAARLGLGAPRLKKEYDQLRDIAVELVRWRETPRRWAAEDDAGTYLRGVLEMAEHYRAAAEIGGELLKAYRPAFLEQDGAALRGEWDGIERKWLLPRLLAESGFVRKLSSYALAPRGKEDAPGDLDRLNAYRAELARARQLLREYGPGLESLDRGRETDWGRVLELVRSAVQSASRLDELGGGTELRRWHAADPESQRAAAELLTLCLDLGASRRELNALLRTEEPAAGEDWAAAQKDLCAALLDNAEALRDWILWNSLCAEAEAVGLGPVVSACRNGLEHDKALPAYRKACLRNLIEDAVDGDPVLNRFSGAVFDEKIAQIKGLIDELARLASAEAFYSLAAKAPDFTREASQNSELGILQRAIRSGGRNLSIRRLFEQLPNLLPRLCPCMLMSPISAAQYLDPRREMFDLVVFDEASQLTTSKAVGALARGKNAVIVGDPKQMPPTSFFMTNLDDREEDPEVADLTSILDDCLALGMPETHLLWHYRSRHESLIAFSNNQFYENKLYTFPSANDRVSKVSFVKIDGTFDRGGARTNRAEAEAVVAEVIRRAKDPARRGESVGVVTFNISQQNLVDDLFEEARGQDPELEKWYQESEEPLFIKNLENVQGDERDVILFSIGFGADREGRVSMNFGPVNQAGGWRRLNVAVSRSRAEMMVFSSLEPEQIDLTRTASEGVAALKAFLQYARSGYLPMKASAAGTDAPHEPDGVAAEICARLAERGYETARQVGHSKFRVDIGVVDPDQPGEYLLGVLLDGGAYRDARMVREREISQIGVLKGLGWTIERVWTMDWWDNKKRELGRLLRRIEARRAARREEREAERRAAEEAAKAEAAAAARRVAEDETAAAAENGGDSAIPAERGNAAAADGGEPERAERADPAPQADVAAEKTMTTPRTAGRMYRPALLPEKKLTAAEFAEPRNEKLLRGRVELIVRTEAPISAKLLTRRLLQSLGMTRLGPRAQKYLNGLLASMALKTTEREDMTWYWHDGQDPDGYEGFRVSGDGAAKRDAADVPAQEAANALCEALREQIALPEEDLLCETAKKLGYPRAGVSARNAAAAGLALAAARGLAAPDRNGCWTLK; from the coding sequence ATGGACGAACGAACCGCGGCAATCACACTGGACATGCAGGTGACGCCCGTCGTCAACTATGCGCAGCAGCAGAACGGCCTGCCTCTGGCGCGCCGCGTCGCCGTGAGCAATTCCGGCGCGGCGGATCTGGAAGACCTGGAAGTGCGCCTTTTCGCGGCGGAAGATTTTGTCGAGCCGGCGAAGTTCGGCATCTCCCGGCTTCCGGCGGGGGAAACCGCGGAGATCGGCGACCTCAAACTCGCGCTCCGGCCCGAACGCCTTGCGCAGCTGACGGAGCGCGTCGTCGCGACGGTGACGGCGGAAGTCTGGCAGGGAGAGAACCGTCTGGCTTCGGCCGTGAAGGAAGTGACCTTCCTGGCCTTCGACGAGTGGCAGGGAAGCGGTTACTATCCCGAGCTGCTGGCGGCTTTCGTCACACCCAATCATCCCGAGATCGCCAAACTGATGAAGCGCGCTTCGAAGCTGCTGAAAGAGTGGACGGGCAGTCCCTCGTTCGACGCCTATCAGACGCAGAACCCCAATCGCGTGCTCCAGCAGGCGGCCGCCCTGTACGGGGCGATTCAGGAGCTGGACGTCGTCTACGCCGTGCCGCCGGCCAGTTTCGAAGCGGCGGGGCAGCGCGTGCGCCTCTGCGACGCGGTGACAGGAGCGCGCCTGGGTACCTGCCTTGACCTGACGCTGCTCTACGCGGCCTGCCTCGAAGCGGCGGGGCTGTATCCGCTGCTTCTGCTCAAGAACGATCACATTTTCGCCGGCGTCTGGCTGGAAGAGATGACGTTCCAGGACGCGGTGAAGGACGACCCGTCGCTGGTGAGTAAGCGCATGGCCGACGGTATCGGCGAGATCGCCGCGGTGGAGTGCACGGGCATGGCCGCCGGACGGCGGATGACGTTCGATGAGGCCCGCGCCGCGGCTGCGGCCGAAATGGGCGGCGAAGATCCCGTGCGTCTCGTCGTGGACGTGCACCGCGCCCGTCTGGCGGGGGTCCGCCCGCTGCCGCTGCGCGTGCAGGACGACCACGGCTGGCGCATCGAATCCGAGGCGCGTCCTTCGGCAGAACTCACGGATGCGCCCGAAGGAATGGCGTCGCGCGTTTCCGAAGGCGCGAGGACGGGGCAAAAGCCGCTGGACGCGCGCGGGAAGAAAATTTTGCAATGGGAGCGCAAGCTGCTCGACCTGGGGCTGCGCAACGCGCTGCTCAACCTGCGCGCTTCGAAGAATCTGATCCCCGTGCTGGCTCCGTCGCTGCCGCAGCTCGAGGACGCGCTCGCCGACGGGCGGCAGTTTACCGTTGCCCCGCGGCCGCAGGAATGGCGTCTTCCCGAGGGCGCGGCACGCAGTTTGGAGCCGCCGTCCGGCCTGTCCGTTTCCAAAGAGCTGCTGCCCTCGGAGTGCCAGAACGGCCGGTTGCGCTCGCTGATGAGCGAAGCCGAGCTGCAGCGCGCCGTCAAGGAACTGTATCGCGCCGCCAAAGTCTCGCTCGAGGAAAACGGCGCCAACAGCCTGTATCTGTCGCTGGGGCTGCTGCGCTGGTACGAGAGCGACCGCAGCGAACGCGCGCGCTACGCGCCGCTGGTCCTGCTGCCGGCGGAGCTGGTACGCAAGGCCGCCAACAAGGGATACGGGCTGCGCCTGCGCGACGAGGAACCGGTCATGAACGTGACGCTGCTGGAGATGCTCAAGCAGAATTTCGGCATCGTCATCGACGGCCTCGATCCGCTGCCGTCCGACGGACACGGCGCCGACGTCGTGCGCGTCTTCACCGCCGTGCGCCGCGCCGTGATGCAGCAGAAACGCTGGGACGTGATCGAGTCGGCCTTCGTGGGCATCTTTTCGTTCTCGCGCTTCGTGATGTGGAACGACATTCGCAACCGCATGGCGGACCTCGAAAAGAACAAAGTCGTGCGAAGTTTGATGGACGGCAAGCTGAGCTGGGAAGCCGAACCCATGGAGCCGCCGCGGGAGCTTGACGAAACCGGATTGCTGCTGCCGCTGCCGGTGGACTCGTCGCAGCTTTACGCCGTCAAGACGGCCGTGGCGGGTGAAACCTTCGTGCTGCACGGGCCGCCCGGCACCGGCAAGTCGCAGACCATCACGGGGCTGATCGTCAACGCGCTGGCGCAGGGCAAGACCGTACTCTTCGTCGCCGAGAAGATGGCGGCGCTGTCGGTCGTGCAGAAACGCCTGCGCAAGCTGGGGCTCGATCCGTTCTGCCTCGAACTCCATTCCAACAAAGCCCGCAAAAAAGACGTGCTCGAGCAGCTGCGCGCCGCCGCCGAAGCCGGACGCGCGCAGAAAACGCCGATCTACGCGCAGAAAGCCGAACAAGCCGCGCGGCTGCGCGCCGAGCTGGCGGAATATCCGCACCGCCTGCATGAAAAACGCGCGTCGGGCCTTTCCGTTTACGAGATGATCAACGCTTACGAACCGCTGGCCGAAGCCGACGACGCCGGCATCCGCCTCGAATATTCGCGCACCGCCGCCTGGACGGCGGCCGATTTGGAACGCAACGAGTCGCTGCTCGGCCGCCTTGCCGCGGCGGCGCGGGCGGTTGGGCGCCCCTGCGGCCATCCGCTGCGGCTTGTGACGGAAACGGAGTACTCGCAGCGCTTGCGCAGCCAACTGCCGGCGCTGGCCGAAGATTATCGGGCGCGCCTCGACGCTTCGGAACGCGCGGCGCGGGCCTTCGCGGCACGGCTGGGATTGGGCGCGCCGCGTTTGAAAAAGGAATACGACCAGCTTCGCGACATCGCCGTTGAGCTGGTCCGGTGGCGGGAAACGCCGCGCCGCTGGGCGGCGGAAGACGACGCCGGAACGTATCTGCGCGGCGTGCTGGAAATGGCGGAGCATTACCGTGCCGCCGCGGAAATCGGCGGCGAATTGCTGAAAGCGTACCGCCCGGCGTTTCTCGAACAGGACGGCGCGGCCCTGCGCGGCGAGTGGGACGGGATCGAGCGAAAGTGGCTGCTGCCGCGTCTGTTGGCCGAGTCGGGGTTCGTGAGAAAACTTTCGTCCTACGCGCTGGCGCCGCGCGGCAAAGAGGACGCGCCCGGCGATCTCGACCGGCTGAACGCCTATCGCGCCGAGCTGGCGCGTGCCCGGCAGCTTTTGCGGGAGTACGGCCCCGGCCTTGAGTCGCTCGATCGCGGCCGCGAGACGGATTGGGGGCGTGTGCTCGAACTGGTCCGGAGTGCCGTGCAAAGCGCGTCCCGTCTTGACGAACTGGGCGGCGGAACGGAGCTTCGGCGGTGGCACGCCGCCGATCCCGAATCGCAGCGGGCGGCCGCGGAGCTGCTGACGCTCTGTCTGGATCTGGGGGCTTCGCGCCGCGAGCTGAACGCGCTGCTGCGCACCGAAGAACCGGCGGCCGGCGAGGACTGGGCGGCGGCGCAGAAAGATCTCTGCGCCGCGCTGCTCGACAACGCCGAAGCGTTGCGCGACTGGATCCTCTGGAACAGCTTGTGCGCGGAAGCGGAAGCCGTCGGGTTGGGACCGGTCGTATCGGCCTGCCGGAACGGGCTGGAGCATGACAAGGCGCTGCCGGCGTACCGCAAGGCCTGCCTGCGCAATCTCATCGAGGACGCCGTCGACGGCGATCCCGTGCTGAACCGCTTCTCCGGCGCGGTTTTCGATGAAAAGATCGCCCAGATCAAGGGGCTGATCGACGAGCTGGCGCGTCTGGCCAGCGCCGAGGCTTTTTACAGTCTGGCCGCCAAAGCGCCGGATTTCACGCGCGAGGCGTCGCAGAACTCCGAACTGGGCATCTTGCAGCGCGCCATCCGCTCCGGCGGGCGCAACCTCAGCATCCGCCGCCTCTTCGAACAGCTGCCCAATCTGCTGCCGCGGCTTTGCCCCTGTATGCTCATGAGCCCGATCTCCGCCGCGCAGTATCTCGACCCGCGGCGCGAGATGTTCGACCTCGTCGTCTTCGACGAAGCGTCGCAGCTCACCACCAGCAAGGCCGTCGGCGCGCTGGCCCGCGGAAAGAACGCCGTGATCGTCGGCGATCCCAAGCAGATGCCGCCGACGAGCTTTTTCATGACCAATCTCGACGACCGCGAGGAAGACCCCGAAGTGGCCGACCTCACCAGCATCCTCGACGACTGCCTGGCGCTCGGCATGCCGGAGACGCACCTGCTCTGGCACTACCGAAGCCGCCATGAAAGCCTGATCGCCTTCAGCAACAATCAGTTTTACGAGAACAAGCTCTACACGTTCCCGTCGGCGAACGACCGCGTTTCGAAGGTGAGCTTCGTCAAGATCGACGGCACGTTCGACCGCGGCGGCGCCAGGACCAACCGCGCCGAGGCCGAAGCCGTCGTGGCCGAAGTGATCCGCCGCGCCAAAGATCCGGCGCGGCGCGGCGAGAGCGTCGGCGTCGTGACCTTCAACATCTCCCAGCAGAATCTCGTCGACGACCTGTTCGAAGAAGCCCGCGGGCAAGACCCCGAACTGGAAAAGTGGTACCAGGAATCCGAAGAGCCGCTGTTCATTAAAAACCTCGAGAACGTGCAGGGCGACGAACGCGACGTGATCCTGTTCTCGATCGGCTTCGGCGCCGACCGCGAAGGGCGCGTGAGCATGAACTTCGGCCCCGTCAACCAGGCCGGCGGCTGGCGGCGGCTCAACGTCGCCGTGTCGCGCTCGCGCGCCGAGATGATGGTCTTTTCGTCGCTGGAACCCGAACAGATCGACCTGACCCGAACCGCTTCGGAAGGCGTGGCGGCGCTGAAAGCGTTTTTGCAGTACGCCCGGAGCGGCTATCTGCCGATGAAAGCGTCCGCCGCCGGGACAGACGCCCCGCACGAGCCCGACGGCGTCGCCGCCGAGATCTGCGCGCGGCTGGCTGAACGCGGCTACGAGACGGCGCGCCAGGTCGGACATTCGAAATTCCGCGTCGACATCGGCGTCGTCGATCCCGATCAGCCCGGCGAATACCTGCTGGGCGTTCTGCTCGACGGCGGCGCGTACCGCGACGCCCGCATGGTGCGCGAGCGCGAGATCTCCCAGATCGGCGTGCTGAAGGGGCTGGGCTGGACGATCGAACGCGTCTGGACCATGGACTGGTGGGACAACAAGAAACGCGAGCTCGGCCGCCTGCTGCGCCGCATCGAAGCGCGCCGCGCCGCCCGCCGCGAGGAGCGCGAGGCCGAACGCCGCGCCGCGGAAGAAGCCGCGAAAGCCGAAGCCGCAGCGGCCGCGCGCCGCGTCGCTGAAGACGAAACGGCGGCCGCCGCGGAAAACGGAGGAGACTCGGCGATCCCCGCAGAACGCGGCAATGCCGCCGCGGCCGATGGCGGCGAGCCGGAACGCGCAGAGCGGGCGGATCCTGCGCCGCAGGCAGATGTCGCTGCCGAAAAAACGATGACTACGCCCCGAACGGCCGGCCGGATGTACCGCCCCGCGCTGTTGCCCGAGAAAAAACTCACGGCGGCCGAATTCGCCGAGCCGCGCAACGAAAAATTATTGCGCGGTCGCGTCGAACTCATCGTGCGCACCGAAGCGCCCATTTCCGCCAAACTGCTGACGCGCCGCCTGCTGCAAAGCCTCGGCATGACCCGTCTGGGGCCGCGCGCGCAGAAATATCTCAACGGGCTGCTGGCGTCGATGGCGCTGAAAACGACCGAACGCGAGGATATGACCTGGTACTGGCACGACGGTCAGGATCCCGACGGTTACGAGGGGTTCCGCGTCAGCGGCGACGGCGCCGCCAAACGCGACGCCGCCGACGTGCCCGCGCAGGAGGCGGCCAATGCCCTTTGCGAAGCGCTGCGCGAACAGATCGCCCTGCCCGAAGAAGACCTGCTGTGCGAGACGGCGAAAAAACTCGGCTACCCCCGCGCCGGAGTCTCCGCGCGAAACGCCGCGGCCGCCGGACTGGCCCTCGCGGCCGCCCGCGGACTGGCCGCGCCGGACCGTAACGGCTGCTGGACGCTGAAATGA
- a CDS encoding ketopantoate reductase family protein, protein MKVGVFGIGGIGGFVGGALARVHGETYFCARGENLEAIRRGGLRVDSVKLGRFTARPAALSDDAAALGVMDALIVACKGYDLEASCAAMSPMVGAQTLVIPLLNGVVVSEQMEPFLPPCLLADGTIRVFSHLEAPGAVVQTAGQCSVVVGMRDGSRPAALDAAAELLNRAGIETKVTDHIVRASWNKYVTMGSNSCVFCWYDGPAGKVLADPGHKKVIRAVIDEMTAVAAAQGVELPASLSDKLIDAFEKMPADTVTSLYRDLRAGKDPARTELDHIIGRMVQLGRETGVPVPYHEAAYEKWRK, encoded by the coding sequence ATGAAAGTCGGCGTGTTCGGAATTGGCGGTATCGGCGGTTTTGTGGGCGGCGCGCTGGCGCGCGTCCACGGAGAAACGTATTTCTGCGCCCGCGGCGAAAATCTCGAAGCGATCCGCCGCGGCGGATTGAGGGTGGATTCAGTCAAACTGGGGCGCTTTACCGCGCGTCCGGCCGCCCTTTCGGACGACGCGGCGGCGCTGGGTGTGATGGATGCGCTGATCGTCGCCTGCAAGGGCTACGACCTGGAAGCTTCCTGTGCGGCCATGAGCCCGATGGTCGGGGCGCAGACGCTGGTGATCCCTCTGCTCAACGGCGTCGTCGTTTCCGAGCAGATGGAGCCGTTTTTGCCGCCGTGCCTGCTGGCCGACGGCACGATCCGCGTGTTCAGCCATTTGGAAGCGCCCGGCGCGGTGGTTCAGACGGCGGGGCAGTGCAGCGTCGTCGTCGGCATGAGGGACGGATCGCGTCCGGCCGCGCTCGACGCGGCGGCGGAGCTGCTGAACCGGGCGGGCATCGAGACGAAAGTGACCGATCACATCGTGCGCGCCAGCTGGAACAAGTACGTGACCATGGGCAGCAACAGCTGTGTGTTCTGCTGGTACGACGGCCCGGCCGGCAAGGTCCTGGCCGACCCCGGTCATAAAAAGGTGATCCGCGCCGTCATCGACGAGATGACGGCGGTCGCGGCCGCCCAAGGGGTGGAACTGCCGGCGTCGCTGTCCGACAAGTTGATCGACGCCTTTGAAAAAATGCCGGCCGACACGGTCACGTCGCTGTACCGCGATCTGCGCGCCGGCAAAGATCCCGCCCGCACCGAACTGGATCACATCATCGGCCGCATGGTGCAACTGGGCCGCGAAACGGGCGTGCCCGTGCCCTACCACGAAGCGGCGTACGAAAAGTGGCGTAAGTAA